One region of Cobetia sp. cqz5-12 genomic DNA includes:
- the cheZ gene encoding protein phosphatase CheZ, with the protein MARDGTASLARSGDSSEDLIRRIGQLTRMLRDNMRELGLDREIERAAEAIPDARDRLNYVASKTEQAADRALNACERAQPLQDALASEAKSLSGRWDAWFAEPVALDQARELVIDTRAYLAVVPDQTSATSSELLEIMMAQDFQDLTGQVIKRMMDVIQQIEMQLLQLLLDNAPESHARSAMASSGQAATTAATAGLSAVELSPSALVEQATPSAEEVQSGALLNGPQVRADAPGVVASQDEVDDLLDSLGF; encoded by the coding sequence ATGGCGCGTGATGGGACAGCCAGCCTCGCCAGGTCGGGGGATAGCAGCGAAGACCTGATTCGGCGTATCGGCCAGCTGACACGCATGCTGCGCGACAACATGCGTGAGCTGGGGCTGGATCGGGAGATCGAACGTGCTGCCGAGGCGATTCCCGATGCTCGTGATCGCCTCAATTACGTGGCCAGCAAGACGGAACAGGCGGCAGATCGTGCCCTCAATGCCTGTGAGCGGGCCCAGCCGCTGCAGGATGCTCTGGCCAGTGAGGCGAAGTCTCTCAGCGGGCGCTGGGATGCCTGGTTCGCCGAGCCGGTGGCCCTGGATCAGGCGCGTGAACTGGTGATCGACACGCGTGCCTATCTGGCCGTGGTACCTGATCAGACCAGCGCCACCAGCAGTGAACTGCTCGAGATCATGATGGCGCAGGACTTCCAGGACCTTACCGGCCAGGTGATCAAGCGCATGATGGATGTCATCCAGCAGATCGAGATGCAGCTGTTGCAGTTGCTGCTCGACAATGCCCCCGAGAGTCATGCACGTTCGGCGATGGCGTCTTCCGGGCAGGCTGCCACCACGGCGGCCACTGCAGGGCTTTCTGCAGTAGAGCTTTCACCCTCGGCGCTGGTTGAGCAGGCAACCCCCAGCGCTGAGGAAGTCCAGTCTGGCGCCTTGCTCAATGGCCCCCAGGTGCGAGCCGATGCACCCGGGGTGGTGGCCAGTCAGGATGAGGTCGATGACCTGCTGGACAGCCTCGGCTTCTAG
- a CDS encoding protein-glutamate methylesterase/protein-glutamine glutaminase → MIRVLCVDDSALIRELMVEIINAQPDMQVVATAPDPLVARDLIKRHDPDVLTLDVEMPRMDGLDFLERLMRLRPMPVVMVSSLTERGGEITLRALELGAVDFVSKPRLGIRGGMLEYAETIADKIRAAARARIRPARRAVTSPSAGGAQACSVLSNSALSTSVQSSQALSNPAQSSLSQSNSAQFNPYSSSLADRSVAASVSHDTVGQDTVSPPATAAASRRPLLSSEKLIAVGASTGGTEAIRAVLQSLPADAPAILVTQHMPPGFTRSFAERLNGLCRIAVKEAAHGERILPGHAYIAPGDAHLTLSRSGANYVVTLDQRPPVNRHRPSVDVLFDSVARVAGRNAVGVILTGMGRDGARGLLQMREAGAHTIAQDEQSCVVYGMPREAVELGAAESVLPLSRISGHLLHQVQLAGRSQRV, encoded by the coding sequence ATGATCCGTGTGCTGTGTGTCGATGACTCCGCTCTGATTCGTGAGTTGATGGTCGAGATCATCAATGCCCAGCCTGACATGCAGGTCGTGGCCACCGCGCCGGACCCGCTGGTCGCGCGAGACCTGATCAAGCGTCACGATCCGGATGTGCTGACGCTGGATGTGGAAATGCCGCGCATGGATGGGCTGGATTTCCTCGAGCGCCTGATGCGTCTGCGGCCGATGCCGGTGGTGATGGTGTCTTCGCTGACCGAGCGCGGCGGAGAAATCACGTTGCGTGCGCTGGAGTTGGGCGCGGTGGATTTCGTCTCCAAGCCGCGCCTGGGCATACGTGGCGGCATGCTTGAGTATGCCGAGACGATTGCCGACAAGATTCGCGCCGCCGCGCGGGCCCGTATCCGGCCTGCGCGGCGCGCCGTGACGTCGCCATCGGCTGGTGGTGCACAGGCCTGCTCGGTTCTGTCCAATTCGGCCCTGTCCACTTCGGTCCAGTCCAGTCAGGCCCTGTCCAATCCGGCTCAGTCCAGCCTGTCTCAGTCCAATTCGGCTCAGTTCAATCCGTATTCATCCAGTCTGGCAGACAGATCAGTCGCCGCTTCGGTCAGTCACGACACGGTCGGTCAGGACACGGTCAGTCCGCCTGCGACCGCTGCTGCCAGCCGCCGGCCATTGCTGTCGAGCGAGAAGTTGATCGCGGTGGGGGCCTCGACCGGCGGGACCGAGGCGATACGCGCGGTGTTGCAGTCGTTGCCGGCGGATGCGCCGGCCATTCTGGTGACTCAGCACATGCCGCCGGGCTTCACGCGCTCGTTCGCCGAGCGCCTCAATGGACTGTGTCGTATCGCCGTCAAGGAAGCTGCGCACGGTGAGCGCATCCTGCCGGGGCATGCCTATATCGCGCCTGGCGACGCCCACCTGACGCTGTCGCGCAGCGGGGCCAACTATGTGGTCACCCTCGATCAGCGTCCGCCGGTCAATCGTCACCGCCCATCGGTGGATGTGCTGTTCGATTCCGTGGCGCGGGTGGCCGGTCGCAACGCCGTGGGCGTGATCCTGACCGGCATGGGCCGCGATGGCGCGCGGGGGTTGTTGCAGATGCGCGAAGCCGGCGCCCACACCATCGCCCAGGACGAGCAAAGCTGCGTGGTCTACGGCATGCCGCGGGAAGCCGTCGAGCTCGGGGCCGCAGAAAGCGTATTGCCGTTGAGTCGCATCAGCGGGCATCTGCTCCATCAGGTACAGCTGGCCGGGCGTTCGCAACGTGTCTAG
- the flgC gene encoding flagellar basal body rod protein FlgC encodes MAAFSIFNVAGSAMAAQSQRINAVASNMANADSVAGPDGKPYQARQVVFEYAPLARQANASLATANLAGGGLATQMASRSAGLGGVRVSSVELSDAPARQEYRPDHPLADEQGYVTFSNVDPVAEMVDMIAASKSYEANVEVFNTSKSLLRKTLTLGE; translated from the coding sequence ATGGCAGCGTTCAGTATCTTCAATGTCGCGGGTTCCGCGATGGCGGCCCAGTCGCAGCGCATCAATGCCGTGGCCAGCAACATGGCCAACGCCGACAGCGTGGCGGGCCCGGATGGCAAGCCCTATCAGGCGCGTCAGGTGGTGTTCGAGTACGCGCCCCTCGCGCGTCAGGCCAATGCGTCGCTTGCGACGGCCAACCTGGCCGGTGGCGGTCTGGCGACACAGATGGCATCGCGCAGTGCAGGCCTCGGGGGTGTCAGGGTCAGCTCGGTGGAGCTGAGCGATGCCCCGGCGCGCCAGGAGTATCGCCCCGATCATCCCCTCGCCGACGAGCAGGGCTATGTGACCTTCTCCAATGTCGATCCGGTCGCCGAGATGGTCGACATGATCGCGGCTTCCAAGTCCTACGAGGCCAATGTCGAGGTCTTCAATACCTCCAAGTCCCTGTTGCGCAAGACGCTGACACTGGGGGAATGA
- the cheY gene encoding chemotaxis response regulator CheY yields MADKNLRILVVDDFPTMRRIVRNLLKELGFTNVEEAEDGQQALEFLNQGSFELVISDWNMPNLDGLEMLRRVRANPATATLPVLMVTAEAKKENIIAAAQTGASGYVVKPFTAAVLEEKLGKVFEKHGL; encoded by the coding sequence ATGGCCGACAAGAACCTGCGAATCCTCGTCGTCGATGACTTCCCCACCATGCGTCGGATCGTGCGCAACCTGCTCAAGGAACTCGGCTTCACCAATGTGGAGGAAGCTGAAGATGGGCAACAGGCCCTGGAGTTCCTTAATCAGGGCAGCTTCGAGCTGGTGATCTCCGACTGGAACATGCCCAACCTCGATGGGCTCGAGATGCTCAGGCGCGTGCGTGCCAATCCCGCCACGGCCACGTTGCCGGTGCTGATGGTCACCGCGGAGGCCAAGAAGGAAAACATCATTGCCGCCGCCCAGACCGGTGCCAGTGGCTATGTGGTCAAGCCCTTCACGGCGGCGGTGCTGGAAGAGAAGCTGGGCAAGGTCTTCGAGAAACACGGCCTCTGA
- the flgB gene encoding flagellar basal body rod protein FlgB: protein MSFHQQALGLRAERQQVLATNIANADTPGYLARDIDFSATLAKATAGNAAPGPLALNTTQAGHQAASGAGLSLGADLLYRVPTQPSLDGNTVDMDVERVNFADNSLHYETSLELLTGKIQGLRLAMQSENS from the coding sequence ATGAGCTTTCACCAGCAGGCGCTGGGCCTTCGTGCCGAGCGTCAGCAGGTGCTGGCCACCAATATCGCCAATGCTGACACGCCGGGCTATCTGGCACGCGATATCGACTTCTCCGCCACCCTGGCCAAGGCGACGGCGGGCAATGCCGCGCCGGGACCGCTTGCACTGAACACGACCCAGGCTGGCCACCAGGCCGCCAGCGGGGCGGGACTGTCGCTGGGCGCGGACCTGCTCTATCGCGTGCCGACACAGCCGAGTCTGGACGGCAATACCGTCGACATGGATGTGGAGCGGGTCAATTTCGCGGACAACAGTCTGCATTACGAGACCAGCCTTGAGCTTCTGACCGGCAAGATCCAGGGCCTGCGTCTGGCCATGCAATCGGAGAACAGCTGA
- a CDS encoding flagella synthesis protein FlgN gives MTLDDASTALLGEIFSGLEQELNDFIALLEEEQRLLGQRLPSATDLDASREAKLANAARLEALESRRRGWLSSAGLSNDPLELHTVLASQPVLATQWWHLVTLTRRAQARNRLNGELIGQRMALHSKILDSLHQRAPGHYGADGRPAAGTSRLNVSA, from the coding sequence ATGACGCTCGATGACGCCTCGACAGCCTTGCTGGGTGAGATCTTTTCTGGCCTCGAGCAGGAGCTGAATGACTTCATCGCCCTGCTCGAGGAAGAACAGCGCCTGCTGGGCCAGCGCCTGCCGAGCGCGACAGACCTTGATGCCTCACGCGAAGCCAAGCTGGCCAACGCCGCCCGCCTGGAAGCGCTGGAGAGCCGCCGTCGCGGCTGGCTGAGCAGCGCCGGGCTCAGCAATGACCCACTGGAACTGCATACGGTGCTCGCCAGCCAGCCGGTACTGGCCACCCAGTGGTGGCATCTGGTGACGCTGACGCGCCGCGCCCAGGCACGCAATCGTCTGAATGGTGAACTGATCGGTCAGCGCATGGCACTGCACAGCAAGATTCTCGACAGCCTGCATCAACGTGCGCCCGGCCATTACGGCGCCGATGGACGGCCGGCAGCGGGGACCTCACGCCTGAACGTCTCGGCCTGA
- the flgM gene encoding flagellar biosynthesis anti-sigma factor FlgM encodes MKIEHGGPIQRSDTQAPRELRPETAKDTAATTAATSTADSTQVELSSSAIDAGQDIDQARVDSLKQAIADGSIKIDVDRIAQGLIDAFEGDA; translated from the coding sequence ATGAAGATTGAACATGGCGGCCCGATACAGCGCAGCGACACCCAAGCCCCGCGCGAACTGCGTCCCGAGACAGCCAAGGACACCGCCGCCACCACGGCGGCGACCTCCACGGCCGACTCCACCCAGGTCGAGCTTTCCAGCAGCGCGATCGATGCAGGCCAGGACATCGACCAGGCGCGCGTCGACAGTCTCAAGCAGGCCATTGCCGATGGCAGCATCAAGATCGATGTCGACCGCATCGCACAAGGGCTGATCGATGCCTTCGAAGGTGACGCATGA
- a CDS encoding flagellar hook assembly protein FlgD: MATLDTSVLNSINQTTTTSGVTDSTQSVSSTEELNDQFMTLLVAQMQNQDPMDPVSNSDLTAQLAQISTVSGIEELNTTLEGITAQISSSEALQAASLLNQGVLVGGNAVLVGNATSTPFGLELADDVDNATVEVLGADGSVVKTFELGALEAGIHGFVWDGLLDDGTEAADGSYQLAVTAERAGERYDDLQTLSYGVVSGVNQTDSGAQLDLGPALGVVSLDAVRQVL, encoded by the coding sequence ATGGCGACGCTAGACACCAGTGTGCTCAACAGCATCAACCAGACCACCACCACCTCCGGTGTCACCGACAGCACGCAGTCGGTGAGCAGTACCGAGGAGCTCAATGATCAGTTCATGACCCTGCTGGTGGCGCAGATGCAGAACCAGGACCCGATGGATCCGGTGTCGAATTCCGACCTGACCGCACAGCTGGCCCAGATCAGCACCGTCAGTGGTATCGAAGAACTCAACACCACGCTTGAGGGCATCACGGCGCAGATTTCCAGCAGTGAAGCGCTGCAGGCGGCCAGTCTGCTCAATCAGGGCGTGCTGGTCGGCGGCAATGCGGTGCTGGTGGGCAACGCGACCTCGACACCCTTCGGCCTTGAGCTGGCTGACGATGTCGACAATGCCACCGTCGAGGTGCTGGGCGCGGATGGCAGTGTGGTCAAGACCTTCGAGTTGGGCGCATTGGAGGCGGGTATTCATGGCTTCGTCTGGGACGGTTTGCTGGATGATGGCACTGAAGCCGCCGATGGCTCCTACCAGCTGGCCGTGACGGCCGAGCGGGCAGGCGAGCGCTATGACGACCTGCAGACGCTGAGTTATGGCGTGGTCAGTGGCGTCAATCAGACCGACAGCGGGGCTCAGCTGGACCTGGGTCCGGCGCTAGGTGTCGTCAGTCTGGACGCCGTACGTCAGGTGCTTTGA
- the flgA gene encoding flagellar basal body P-ring formation chaperone FlgA, whose product MPKISVAKGLWRTIASTGLLVLLPVGAAVHANTSDAIGSAIQPSAAQASASASTTAPSDKDAQTRAVETLRWQLSDFFTAEDSGPVRVRMPGEPPLSAPGEASVQLELRRLPARLKDCSAPQLSLNAARSDRHTPGLKRLQLLCANGQQHIISVRMKRYAWRLSTPQPLASGTPLAPARLTPVLTPLGKLRGNGFESAAALSGFEVRRRLRAGEVITRNSVRAIPLVNFGDTVTYQVSGTGFSMQRSARALEAGGLDERIRIELAPGDWVRARVIGPRRVAP is encoded by the coding sequence ATGCCGAAAATCAGCGTAGCGAAAGGTCTGTGGCGCACCATCGCCAGCACCGGGCTATTGGTCCTGCTGCCCGTGGGCGCCGCTGTGCATGCCAACACCTCAGACGCGATCGGCTCTGCCATTCAGCCGTCTGCCGCCCAGGCATCAGCATCAGCCTCAACAACAGCACCTTCAGACAAAGACGCGCAGACACGCGCCGTCGAGACCCTGCGCTGGCAATTGAGCGACTTCTTCACCGCCGAGGACAGCGGCCCCGTCAGGGTGCGCATGCCCGGCGAGCCGCCACTGAGCGCGCCCGGCGAGGCCTCAGTACAACTCGAGCTGCGTCGCCTGCCCGCCCGCCTGAAAGATTGCTCGGCACCCCAGCTGAGCCTCAATGCCGCGCGCAGTGACCGCCATACACCGGGCCTCAAACGCCTGCAGCTACTGTGCGCCAACGGCCAGCAACATATCATCAGCGTTCGCATGAAACGCTACGCCTGGCGTTTGAGCACGCCACAGCCGCTCGCGAGCGGCACCCCGCTGGCACCCGCGAGATTGACGCCGGTACTGACGCCACTGGGCAAGCTACGTGGCAATGGTTTCGAGAGCGCCGCGGCACTGTCAGGCTTCGAGGTACGCCGTCGCCTGCGCGCCGGCGAGGTCATCACCCGCAACAGCGTGCGCGCCATCCCGCTGGTAAACTTCGGCGATACCGTGACCTATCAGGTCAGCGGCACGGGTTTCAGCATGCAGCGCAGTGCACGGGCACTGGAGGCCGGGGGGCTCGATGAGCGCATCCGTATCGAACTCGCTCCAGGCGACTGGGTGCGCGCCCGCGTCATCGGGCCACGGCGGGTAGCGCCATGA
- the flhA gene encoding flagellar biosynthesis protein FlhA, producing MNTLLTLFDRVGLNTSSQLKVLAGPLLIMMILSMMVLPLAPFILDLLFTFNIALSIMILMVSMFAQKPLDFSAFPAVLLFSTLLRLSLNVASTRVVLMEGHNGGDSAGKVIEAFGQFLVGGNFAVGLVVFSILVIINFMVITKGAGRIAEVGARFTLDAMPGKQMAIDADLNAGLIGEDQARERRREVSQESDFFGSMDGASKFVRGDAVAGLVIMVVNIIGGLIIGVGQHDLSMSDAARTYTLLTIGDGLVAQIPSLVISTAAGVMVSRVNTNEDVGQQMIGQLFKSSQVLWLAAGVMGLLGLVPGMPNMVFILFTLLLTGLGWWAAQREKEVSSETKEEAAPAPAAAVQEVSEASWDDVRLVEPLAMEVGHRLIAMVDMRQGGELLARIKGVRRKYAQEIGFLPPVVHIRDNLELGPNQYVISLKGAEVGRGEAYPGRWLAINPGKVSGKLPGVATTEPAFGLAATWIEPETREQAQVYGYTVVDTPTVITTHLNHLMTRHADQLLGRSEVSKLLEKLGPQDGGLVEEVVPALISQGTLQRILHNLLDEEVSIRDMRTILEALAEHAPHSKDPNDLTAMVRVALGRAITQYWFGAERVLRVIGLEAQLEQVLMQALSSGNALEPGLADTLMQHAENAVAAQDANGEPSVLVVGHALRPLVGRFLRRRFKSLAVLSQAEIPDDRELRVTQMIGGRAA from the coding sequence ATGAATACCTTGCTGACACTGTTTGACCGCGTGGGGCTCAACACCTCCAGCCAGCTGAAGGTGCTGGCCGGACCGCTGCTGATCATGATGATCCTGTCGATGATGGTGTTGCCGCTGGCGCCTTTCATCCTCGACCTGTTGTTCACCTTCAATATCGCGCTGTCGATCATGATTCTGATGGTCAGCATGTTTGCGCAGAAGCCGCTGGATTTCTCGGCCTTCCCCGCGGTGCTGCTGTTCTCGACCTTGCTGCGCCTGTCGCTCAATGTCGCCTCGACGCGGGTGGTGCTGATGGAGGGTCACAACGGCGGTGACTCGGCGGGCAAGGTCATCGAGGCCTTCGGGCAGTTTCTGGTCGGCGGCAACTTCGCCGTCGGTCTGGTGGTGTTCTCGATTCTGGTCATCATCAACTTCATGGTCATCACCAAGGGTGCCGGGCGTATCGCCGAGGTCGGCGCACGCTTCACGCTGGATGCCATGCCCGGCAAGCAGATGGCGATCGATGCCGACCTCAACGCTGGCCTGATCGGCGAGGACCAGGCGCGCGAGCGCCGCCGGGAAGTGTCGCAGGAATCCGATTTCTTCGGCTCGATGGACGGTGCCAGCAAGTTCGTGCGCGGCGATGCGGTGGCGGGGCTGGTGATCATGGTGGTCAATATCATCGGCGGGCTGATCATCGGGGTCGGTCAGCACGACCTGAGCATGTCCGATGCGGCGCGTACCTATACGCTGTTGACCATCGGCGATGGTCTGGTGGCCCAGATTCCGTCGCTGGTCATCTCGACCGCCGCGGGCGTGATGGTGTCGCGGGTCAATACCAATGAAGACGTCGGTCAGCAGATGATCGGCCAGCTGTTCAAGAGCTCGCAGGTGCTGTGGTTGGCGGCTGGCGTCATGGGGCTGCTGGGTCTGGTGCCGGGCATGCCCAACATGGTCTTCATTCTCTTCACCTTGCTGCTGACGGGGCTTGGGTGGTGGGCCGCCCAGCGCGAGAAGGAGGTCAGCAGCGAGACGAAGGAAGAGGCGGCGCCCGCGCCTGCCGCGGCCGTGCAGGAAGTCAGTGAGGCCAGCTGGGATGACGTGCGACTGGTGGAGCCGCTGGCGATGGAGGTCGGTCATCGCCTGATCGCGATGGTCGACATGCGCCAAGGCGGTGAGTTGCTGGCGCGCATCAAGGGAGTGCGTCGCAAGTACGCCCAGGAGATCGGATTCCTGCCGCCGGTGGTGCATATCCGCGATAACCTCGAACTTGGGCCCAATCAGTATGTCATCAGCCTCAAGGGTGCCGAGGTCGGGCGAGGCGAGGCCTATCCGGGCCGCTGGCTGGCGATCAATCCGGGCAAGGTGTCCGGCAAGCTGCCGGGCGTGGCCACCACCGAGCCGGCCTTCGGCCTGGCCGCCACCTGGATCGAGCCGGAAACCCGCGAGCAGGCGCAGGTCTATGGCTACACGGTGGTCGACACCCCGACCGTGATCACGACCCACCTCAATCATCTGATGACCCGCCATGCCGATCAGCTGCTCGGGCGCAGTGAGGTCAGCAAGCTGCTCGAGAAGCTGGGCCCGCAGGATGGCGGCCTGGTGGAGGAAGTGGTGCCGGCCTTGATCAGTCAGGGCACCCTGCAGCGCATCCTGCACAACCTGCTGGATGAGGAGGTCTCGATCCGTGACATGCGTACCATCCTCGAGGCGCTTGCAGAGCATGCCCCGCACAGCAAGGACCCCAATGACCTGACGGCCATGGTGCGCGTCGCGCTTGGGCGCGCCATCACCCAGTACTGGTTCGGCGCCGAACGCGTCCTGCGCGTGATCGGCCTGGAAGCGCAGCTCGAGCAGGTGCTGATGCAGGCCTTGAGTAGCGGCAATGCGCTGGAGCCCGGTCTTGCCGATACCTTGATGCAGCATGCCGAGAATGCCGTCGCCGCGCAGGATGCCAATGGCGAGCCCAGCGTACTGGTGGTCGGGCATGCGCTTCGACCCTTGGTGGGGCGTTTCCTGCGTCGTCGCTTCAAGAGTCTGGCAGTGTTGTCCCAGGCAGAGATTCCCGATGACCGCGAGCTGCGGGTCACCCAGATGATCGGGGGTCGTGCGGCGTGA
- a CDS encoding CheR family methyltransferase: MTDDDFERIARLIYQRAGIVLARHKREMVYSRLSRRLRVHGLTRFHDYLTMLEASLSRSDHDEWPAFINALTTNLTAFFREPHHFVMLENFLRERLQRQASGQRAPLRIWCAAASTGEEPYSIAMVLREVLGAAANQVELIATDIDTDALREAELGIYPFERIAKLGEQRCKRFMLRGSGSRQGLVRVRPEIKQLVRFRHLNLLDSHWDLGSGFDVIFCRNVMIYFDKQTQSRLLDRFALMLKPDGLLFAGHSENFSWLNDAFTLRGQTVYTLSRRRTEGA, encoded by the coding sequence ATGACCGATGACGACTTCGAGCGCATCGCGCGACTCATCTATCAGCGCGCGGGTATCGTGCTGGCGCGTCACAAGCGTGAGATGGTCTACAGCCGTCTGTCACGCCGGCTAAGAGTGCATGGTCTGACGCGTTTCCATGACTATCTGACCATGCTGGAGGCCAGCCTGAGCCGCAGTGATCACGACGAGTGGCCTGCCTTCATCAATGCGCTGACCACCAATCTGACCGCGTTCTTTCGCGAGCCTCATCACTTCGTGATGCTCGAGAACTTCCTGCGCGAGCGCCTTCAGCGCCAGGCGTCGGGGCAGCGAGCGCCGCTGCGTATCTGGTGTGCAGCCGCCTCGACCGGGGAAGAGCCCTATTCCATCGCGATGGTGCTGCGCGAGGTGCTTGGGGCCGCGGCCAATCAGGTCGAGCTGATCGCCACCGACATCGACACGGACGCGCTGCGGGAAGCCGAACTCGGCATCTATCCCTTTGAGCGCATCGCCAAACTGGGTGAGCAGCGCTGCAAGCGCTTCATGCTGCGTGGCAGCGGCAGTCGCCAGGGACTGGTGAGGGTGCGCCCGGAGATCAAGCAGCTGGTGCGCTTTCGCCACCTGAATCTGCTGGATAGCCACTGGGACCTCGGTAGCGGCTTTGACGTGATCTTCTGTCGCAACGTGATGATCTATTTCGACAAGCAGACCCAGTCACGCCTGCTGGACCGCTTCGCACTGATGCTCAAGCCCGATGGACTGCTGTTTGCCGGTCATTCCGAGAATTTCTCATGGCTCAATGATGCCTTCACGCTGCGCGGCCAGACGGTCTATACCCTGTCTCGCCGCCGGACGGAGGGCGCGTGA
- a CDS encoding flagellar protein FlhE encodes MAALMTAAALGAATLAAPAQAASAAVMMSVESLTIAQRGHWYMRPLAVADAVRDSGLMAPDRTRVTAIHWRYSLTRAPGEWQVMLCLEERCAMLAARRGKLTLPTRELATAPFSLKVYRNGRGVLKPAAHLDDIQLVIDVESLAGA; translated from the coding sequence ATGGCGGCCTTGATGACAGCAGCAGCGCTGGGGGCAGCGACGCTGGCCGCGCCGGCGCAGGCAGCCAGCGCGGCGGTGATGATGTCCGTCGAGTCGCTGACCATCGCTCAGCGGGGGCATTGGTATATGCGCCCTCTGGCAGTGGCAGATGCTGTGCGCGATTCCGGGCTGATGGCGCCAGACAGGACGCGCGTCACGGCGATTCACTGGCGCTATTCGCTCACGCGTGCGCCGGGGGAATGGCAGGTCATGCTCTGTTTGGAAGAGCGCTGCGCCATGCTCGCGGCGCGGCGTGGCAAGTTGACCCTGCCCACCCGGGAGCTGGCGACGGCGCCTTTCTCGTTGAAGGTCTATCGCAATGGGCGTGGCGTACTCAAGCCGGCGGCACATCTGGATGACATCCAGCTGGTGATCGATGTCGAGAGTCTGGCAGGCGCATGA
- the flhB gene encoding flagellar biosynthesis protein FlhB gives MADEQSSDDKTEEATPHRIQKAREEGQVPRSRELATFLLLGGGAAGLWLLAGPLGDTLERVLGASFGFDRAQALDSRVMLANALMLGQEALLALLPLFALLMVLALVGPVLLGGWMFSTKSLAPSLGKLNPVKGLGRMVSSQALAELLKTIAKSILVGGVVVMYLHAQRQELMALMMMPLGNAMADALAIVARCTALAILMLIVPTLMDVPYQLWSHAKKLRMSLEEIKREHKETDGDPQIKARIRQQQQAMARARMMSAVPTADVIVNNPTHYSVALVYHEGDMRAPRVVAKGRDEVALRIREVGEANGVPMLSAPPLARALHTHVDLEQEIPIALYQVIAEVLAWAMRLKRARNQGGLRPSLPTDLSVPDEYQVPEEAQGAGEEAGPPGAVRDGGKPAAELEVSAAGAPPSDAMSSDHDSDDADADAGAVFQPSAKPEPDADATTDPRAGS, from the coding sequence GTGGCTGACGAGCAGAGCAGCGACGACAAGACGGAAGAGGCCACGCCCCACCGGATACAGAAGGCCCGCGAGGAAGGGCAGGTGCCCCGCTCACGAGAGCTGGCGACCTTTCTGTTGCTCGGCGGAGGCGCGGCAGGCCTGTGGCTGTTGGCGGGGCCGCTTGGCGATACCCTGGAGCGTGTGCTGGGTGCCTCGTTCGGCTTTGATCGCGCTCAGGCACTCGACAGTCGCGTGATGCTCGCCAACGCCTTGATGCTTGGCCAGGAGGCCTTGCTGGCACTGTTGCCGTTGTTCGCCCTGCTGATGGTGCTGGCGCTGGTCGGCCCGGTGCTGCTGGGCGGCTGGATGTTCTCCACCAAGTCGCTGGCGCCATCGCTGGGCAAGCTCAATCCCGTCAAGGGGCTGGGCCGGATGGTGTCCTCCCAGGCGCTGGCCGAACTGCTCAAGACCATTGCCAAGTCGATACTGGTCGGTGGCGTGGTGGTGATGTATCTGCATGCCCAGCGTCAGGAATTGATGGCGCTGATGATGATGCCGCTGGGCAACGCCATGGCGGATGCGCTGGCGATCGTGGCGCGCTGTACGGCGCTGGCGATATTGATGCTGATCGTGCCGACCCTGATGGATGTGCCCTATCAGCTGTGGAGCCACGCCAAGAAGCTGCGCATGAGCCTCGAGGAGATCAAGCGTGAGCACAAGGAGACGGATGGTGACCCGCAGATCAAGGCGCGCATTCGTCAGCAGCAGCAGGCGATGGCGCGCGCGCGCATGATGAGCGCCGTGCCCACTGCCGATGTCATCGTCAACAACCCGACACACTACTCGGTGGCGCTGGTCTATCACGAGGGCGACATGCGCGCACCGCGGGTGGTGGCCAAGGGCCGTGATGAGGTGGCGCTGCGCATTCGCGAAGTGGGCGAGGCGAACGGCGTGCCGATGCTGAGTGCGCCGCCCTTGGCGCGTGCCCTGCACACCCATGTCGATCTCGAGCAGGAAATTCCCATTGCGCTCTATCAGGTGATCGCCGAGGTGCTGGCCTGGGCGATGCGACTCAAGCGAGCCCGCAACCAGGGTGGCCTGCGCCCGAGTCTGCCGACAGATCTGTCCGTTCCCGATGAGTATCAGGTGCCCGAGGAGGCGCAAGGGGCGGGTGAGGAGGCTGGTCCGCCTGGCGCCGTGCGTGATGGCGGGAAGCCGGCAGCCGAACTTGAGGTTTCAGCCGCAGGCGCGCCGCCCTCTGACGCAATGTCTTCTGATCATGATTCTGATGATGCCGATGCCGATGCCGGGGCGGTCTTCCAGCCCAGCGCCAAGCCTGAACCGGACGCTGACGCGACGACGGATCCTCGTGCCGGAAGTTGA